Proteins encoded by one window of Streptomyces sp. LX-29:
- a CDS encoding mobilization protein, giving the protein MVPDVSTGSDTRGLIAYLFGPGRRDEHTDPHIVVAWDMTGAPDPGRDPNATYTQLAKRLDHHVDLRTRELGGKEPPQHVWHCPVRTAPGDRYLTDAEWADVARRIVAATGIAPEGDEKACRWIAVRHADDHIHIMATTVRADGRRPRTNRDGQRAQAECRKIEAEFGLRRLKSGDLTAPKTPTGAERAKAERQGQEKATREWLREQAYAVAAAVRSIDDYFTVLGSLGIRVKPRIGPESGEVTGYSLAAPGDTIWYGGSSLAPDLSYNRLRERLPTQDVADCPQPVADPADTWRRTESAVRTARTVFDAGDDAVAQGHLEAFGDTLLNLARATPGPHQTELQAAAQAFNRARRSAIRADHQAATELREAAKELTYAPNIPGGLAIALVFAALHLARAAAHWHARRGHEQQAAAAEQAVRHLQASYRQAAEPVLADLARRAPRATTAHRFEQDLRAAIPDHADRILADPAWPALTTTLARAETAGHNPRHLLTEVAARRELDTAERPAEVLNWRITAQPNRRVQAARRQSVRSTRPIAQAPQLAPTTVGEPSAERGRRR; this is encoded by the coding sequence ATGGTGCCTGACGTCTCCACCGGCTCCGACACCCGCGGCCTGATCGCCTACCTCTTCGGCCCCGGCCGCCGGGACGAGCACACCGACCCCCACATCGTCGTCGCCTGGGACATGACCGGCGCCCCCGACCCCGGCCGCGACCCGAACGCCACCTACACCCAGCTCGCCAAGCGCCTGGACCACCACGTCGACCTGCGCACCCGCGAACTGGGCGGCAAGGAGCCACCCCAGCACGTGTGGCACTGCCCGGTACGCACTGCACCCGGCGACCGCTACCTGACCGACGCCGAATGGGCCGATGTCGCCCGCCGCATCGTGGCGGCCACCGGCATCGCGCCCGAGGGCGACGAGAAGGCGTGCCGGTGGATCGCGGTGCGGCACGCGGATGACCACATCCACATCATGGCCACCACCGTCCGTGCCGACGGTCGCCGCCCGCGTACGAACCGCGACGGGCAGCGCGCCCAGGCCGAGTGCCGCAAGATCGAGGCCGAGTTCGGGCTGCGCCGCCTCAAGTCCGGCGACCTCACCGCACCCAAGACGCCCACCGGCGCCGAACGCGCCAAGGCCGAACGCCAGGGCCAGGAGAAGGCCACACGGGAGTGGCTGCGCGAGCAGGCGTACGCGGTCGCCGCCGCCGTACGGAGCATCGACGACTACTTCACCGTGCTGGGCTCGCTCGGTATCCGGGTCAAGCCCCGCATCGGTCCCGAGAGCGGGGAGGTGACCGGCTACAGCCTGGCCGCACCCGGCGACACCATCTGGTACGGCGGCTCCAGCCTGGCCCCCGACCTGTCCTACAACCGACTGCGCGAACGCCTCCCCACCCAGGACGTGGCCGACTGCCCGCAACCGGTGGCGGACCCGGCCGACACGTGGCGCCGCACCGAATCCGCCGTGCGCACAGCCCGCACCGTTTTCGACGCGGGCGACGACGCCGTAGCCCAGGGCCACCTGGAAGCCTTCGGCGACACCCTGCTCAACCTGGCCCGCGCCACACCCGGCCCACACCAGACCGAACTGCAAGCAGCGGCCCAAGCGTTCAACCGAGCCCGCCGCTCGGCGATCCGGGCAGACCACCAAGCCGCCACCGAACTGCGCGAAGCCGCCAAGGAACTCACCTACGCCCCCAACATTCCGGGCGGACTCGCCATCGCCCTCGTCTTCGCCGCCCTCCACCTGGCCCGCGCCGCCGCCCACTGGCACGCACGACGCGGCCACGAACAGCAGGCAGCCGCAGCCGAACAGGCCGTCCGCCACCTCCAAGCCAGCTACCGCCAGGCCGCCGAGCCGGTCTTGGCGGACCTCGCCCGCCGCGCCCCGCGCGCCACAACTGCTCACCGCTTCGAGCAAGATCTGCGCGCGGCCATCCCCGACCACGCAGACCGCATCCTCGCCGACCCCGCCTGGCCTGCCCTGACCACCACCCTCGCCCGCGCCGAAACTGCCGGCCACAACCCCCGCCACCTCCTCACCGAAGTAGCCGCCCGACGAGAACTCGACACAGCCGAGCGCCCCGCCGAAGTCCTCAACTGGCGCATCACCGCCCAGCCGAACAGGCGCGTACAGGCAGCACGCAGGCAAAGCGTCCGCAGCACCCGGCCCATCGCGCAGGCACCGCAGCTCGCGCCTACGACGGTGGGCGAACCGTCTGCGGAACGCGGCCGACGCCGATAG
- a CDS encoding ATP-binding protein, which yields MNTAAPLAVLLVGITGSGKTTVAQALAARGMIRLSVDEEVHRLHGRYGVDYPEHTYFERERPVVEAIRERFVKELEAGHDVVLDHGLWRRDERDAWRRAAREAGGHPLVIYLPVDREELLRRLAERNQRGDANALTVTPEALDDFFARFDPPEDDEEVIVYTGDLGRLVTPLSATRQR from the coding sequence GTGAACACCGCCGCACCGCTGGCCGTGCTGCTGGTCGGCATCACCGGCTCCGGCAAGACCACCGTCGCCCAGGCCCTGGCCGCACGCGGCATGATCCGCCTCTCTGTGGACGAGGAGGTCCACCGCCTCCACGGCCGCTACGGCGTCGACTATCCCGAGCACACCTACTTCGAGCGCGAGCGCCCCGTGGTCGAGGCGATCCGGGAACGGTTCGTCAAGGAGCTGGAAGCCGGACACGACGTCGTTCTGGATCACGGCCTGTGGCGCCGTGACGAGCGTGACGCCTGGAGGCGGGCCGCCCGCGAAGCGGGCGGCCACCCCCTCGTGATCTACCTACCGGTCGACCGGGAGGAACTGTTGCGGCGCCTCGCCGAACGCAACCAGCGCGGGGACGCCAACGCCCTCACTGTTACACCGGAGGCCCTCGACGACTTCTTCGCCCGCTTCGACCCTCCGGAAGACGACGAAGAAGTGATCGTCTACACCGGAGATCTGGGAAGGCTCGTGACGCCTCTGTCCGCGACCAGGCAGCGCTGA
- a CDS encoding glycosyltransferase family 2 protein — translation MLSTPPALIAIVGPVEPALLTAWTTHYRALGVEDFHLAFHFPDHVPYAWQHQLLATIRGLGIVPAKISTGPWHEHTNTQLRDALREQAGPGWHLLADADEFHSYPAPLPEVIAAAEEAGRQVVGGLMLDRVAADGRLAHWRPETGLDRAFPLGGHLTHRLLHGDPRKIVLARSEVPVASGNHRAPSHKPDPDALACVHHFKWRMGVLDDLQRRVEKFTSGDWAEHTPAVREEADRLLDHIDRHHGRIDVADPRLAFRRVSLDRLPTGWTAEARTIATRWRPHAATSHR, via the coding sequence ATGCTGAGCACGCCTCCTGCTCTGATCGCCATCGTCGGTCCCGTGGAACCGGCCCTGCTGACCGCTTGGACCACTCACTACCGCGCACTCGGCGTCGAGGACTTCCACCTCGCCTTCCACTTCCCCGACCACGTCCCCTATGCCTGGCAGCACCAGCTCCTGGCCACTATCCGCGGCCTCGGCATCGTCCCCGCGAAGATCAGCACCGGCCCCTGGCACGAGCACACCAACACCCAGCTCCGCGATGCCCTGCGGGAGCAGGCGGGGCCCGGCTGGCACCTGCTCGCCGACGCCGACGAGTTCCACAGTTACCCCGCCCCGCTCCCGGAGGTGATCGCGGCCGCCGAAGAGGCTGGGCGGCAGGTGGTGGGCGGGTTGATGCTCGACCGCGTCGCCGCGGATGGCCGCCTGGCCCACTGGCGGCCCGAGACCGGCCTGGACCGCGCCTTCCCGCTCGGCGGCCACCTCACCCACCGCCTCCTGCACGGCGACCCCCGCAAGATCGTCCTCGCCCGATCCGAGGTGCCGGTGGCCTCCGGCAACCACCGGGCTCCCAGCCACAAGCCGGACCCGGACGCACTGGCCTGCGTCCACCACTTCAAGTGGCGCATGGGCGTCCTGGACGACCTCCAGCGGCGGGTGGAGAAGTTCACCTCCGGCGACTGGGCCGAGCACACCCCGGCCGTGCGGGAGGAGGCCGACCGCCTGCTCGATCACATCGACCGGCACCACGGCCGCATCGACGTGGCCGACCCCCGCCTGGCCTTCCGCCGCGTCAGCCTCGACCGACTGCCGACCGGCTGGACGGCCGAAGCCCGCACCATCGCCACCCGCTGGCGCCCTCATGCCGCAACCAGCCACCGGTAG
- a CDS encoding glycosyltransferase family 1 protein, translating into MRVLYLLNISNPDRLSADSGWIFADLLAPALADAGAEVTIAAPAPARDARCGFHRTKVPGTKYRARFSTDIDELVALIQAEQPDAVVANQIEEAPAVRTALLEAGSDALLAGFCHYLPFSLADGGQLVLDPSLDDAGLGRPVLLAFAAGLAACDRVMVHSSTAASWVSAAAARMTVEFGDRLRVVPAPRDERLVRDPATVRSGPEAGAIGVYNHRLYAHYGTEQFVHLARELVASSVVRLRVMDLFGTRRAERTGLDDSPEKMRDRLAALPHVQVVSDRGDRVRYKKLLVGARFGIAPFRPGCPWSMSVIDCQGMGLPVISPRLGWLAEHIDPELCFTTSAEAVALAERLATDDEFHAVHAKRAHASTAEFAPALVAARYLEAIS; encoded by the coding sequence ATGCGGGTGCTGTACCTGCTGAACATCTCCAACCCCGATCGGCTGTCTGCGGACTCCGGGTGGATCTTCGCGGACTTGCTCGCCCCGGCCTTGGCGGACGCCGGGGCGGAGGTGACCATCGCGGCTCCGGCTCCGGCCAGGGACGCCCGCTGTGGCTTCCACCGGACGAAGGTGCCGGGGACGAAGTACCGGGCCCGGTTCTCGACGGACATTGACGAGCTGGTGGCGCTGATCCAGGCCGAGCAGCCGGACGCGGTTGTGGCCAATCAGATCGAGGAGGCTCCGGCTGTCCGCACCGCCTTGCTGGAGGCCGGATCGGACGCGCTGCTGGCCGGGTTCTGCCACTACCTGCCGTTCTCGCTCGCTGACGGCGGTCAGCTCGTGCTCGACCCGTCCCTTGACGACGCGGGGCTGGGGAGGCCGGTGCTACTGGCGTTCGCTGCCGGGCTGGCTGCGTGCGACCGGGTGATGGTCCACTCCTCCACGGCCGCCTCCTGGGTGTCGGCTGCCGCCGCTCGCATGACTGTGGAGTTCGGCGACCGTCTGCGCGTGGTGCCAGCCCCACGGGACGAGCGCCTAGTGCGCGACCCCGCCACCGTTCGCAGCGGGCCCGAGGCCGGGGCGATCGGGGTCTACAACCACCGGCTGTACGCGCACTACGGCACCGAGCAGTTCGTGCATCTCGCCCGCGAGCTGGTGGCCTCCAGCGTTGTCCGGCTGCGGGTCATGGACTTGTTCGGCACGCGCAGGGCCGAGCGCACGGGCCTAGACGACAGCCCCGAGAAGATGCGCGACCGGCTCGCCGCCCTGCCGCACGTCCAGGTCGTCTCCGACCGAGGCGACCGCGTCCGCTACAAGAAGCTGCTGGTCGGCGCCCGCTTCGGCATCGCCCCGTTCAGGCCCGGCTGCCCCTGGTCCATGAGCGTGATCGACTGCCAGGGCATGGGCCTGCCGGTCATCTCCCCGCGCCTGGGCTGGCTCGCCGAGCACATCGATCCAGAGCTGTGCTTCACCACCTCGGCCGAGGCCGTGGCCTTGGCCGAGCGGCTGGCCACGGACGACGAGTTCCACGCCGTGCACGCCAAGCGCGCCCATGCCTCCACCGCCGAGTTCGCCCCCGCCCTCGTGGCGGCCCGCTACCTGGAGGCCATCTCGTGA
- a CDS encoding helix-turn-helix transcriptional regulator: MGTQDEEITAEQAAEHFAAEVSRWREVRGMSKRALARAMGFDPSYVSHMESGRHKPSEEFARLADDALNAGKAIWRRWCDYEQAKARETRVRRPPVAPPTPRRPEQPYATGSALVVEHDAARLQYDGRSYRLTMRRLLRNTGQEPVTRYLIRISVDRYPGDPERSNAHYRAHPLTWAELDLTATCRGETMCWQAKHDRDAFKEVWLLFDNEHGRFPLYPGESVWIEYAYTVGDDKWGNWFQRAVRLPTEQLEVQLVFPAALDPVVWGTETSMTAEASPLRTPPVRGDDGELRQFTWITTTPALHARYRLEWRFRARPERDTDQEEFR, encoded by the coding sequence ATGGGCACGCAGGACGAGGAGATCACCGCCGAGCAGGCGGCAGAGCACTTCGCCGCCGAAGTGTCGCGGTGGCGGGAAGTACGCGGCATGTCCAAGCGCGCGCTGGCGCGAGCCATGGGCTTCGACCCGTCGTACGTCAGCCACATGGAGTCTGGCCGCCATAAGCCCAGCGAGGAGTTCGCACGGCTCGCCGACGATGCCCTGAACGCCGGGAAGGCGATCTGGCGACGCTGGTGCGACTACGAGCAAGCCAAGGCCAGGGAAACGCGGGTCCGGCGCCCTCCCGTAGCCCCGCCGACCCCGCGCAGGCCCGAACAGCCGTATGCGACCGGCTCCGCCCTCGTCGTCGAACACGACGCCGCCCGGCTCCAGTACGACGGCCGCTCGTACCGGCTCACCATGCGGCGGCTGCTGCGGAACACTGGCCAGGAGCCGGTGACCCGCTACCTGATCCGAATCTCCGTCGACCGCTACCCCGGCGACCCCGAGCGGTCCAACGCGCACTACCGGGCCCACCCGCTGACCTGGGCCGAACTCGACCTCACCGCCACCTGCCGGGGCGAGACAATGTGCTGGCAGGCCAAGCACGACCGCGACGCCTTCAAGGAAGTCTGGCTGCTGTTCGACAACGAACACGGACGCTTCCCGCTCTACCCGGGCGAGTCCGTGTGGATCGAGTACGCCTACACCGTCGGCGACGACAAGTGGGGCAACTGGTTCCAGCGGGCCGTCCGCCTGCCCACCGAACAACTGGAAGTCCAACTCGTCTTTCCCGCTGCCCTCGACCCGGTCGTGTGGGGAACCGAGACCTCCATGACCGCCGAAGCTTCTCCGCTGCGGACCCCTCCGGTACGCGGCGACGACGGCGAGCTCCGGCAATTCACGTGGATCACGACCACGCCCGCCCTGCACGCTCGGTACCGTCTGGAATGGCGGTTTCGAGCACGGCCCGAACGCGACACGGATCAAGAGGAGTTCAGGTGA
- a CDS encoding peptide deformylase: MIDVRPSQQMRDLGVVQYGAGILAEPARAFDLPSERDEAERITDELFAAMERIGQVHPFAKGMGIAAPQIGIGRAAAVVQPPGDAPAIILLNPRITTSSDETDEQYEGCLSFFDVRGVVPRPLKITVETTTPTGETVTTVYDRGLARLIHHEIDHLDGLLYTARMRTGVAPIPVEEYRQTGSVWAYE; this comes from the coding sequence GTGATTGACGTGCGGCCCAGCCAGCAGATGCGAGACCTTGGCGTCGTCCAGTACGGCGCCGGCATCCTCGCCGAACCCGCCCGTGCCTTCGACCTTCCCTCCGAACGCGACGAGGCCGAGCGCATCACGGACGAGCTGTTCGCCGCGATGGAGCGGATCGGCCAGGTCCACCCCTTCGCTAAGGGCATGGGCATCGCGGCCCCGCAGATCGGCATCGGGCGAGCCGCCGCCGTCGTCCAGCCGCCCGGCGATGCCCCCGCCATCATCCTGCTCAACCCGCGGATCACCACCAGCTCCGATGAGACCGACGAACAGTACGAGGGCTGCTTGAGCTTCTTCGACGTCCGCGGCGTCGTCCCCCGCCCGCTGAAGATCACGGTCGAGACGACGACCCCGACCGGCGAGACCGTGACCACCGTGTACGACCGCGGCCTCGCCCGCCTGATCCACCACGAGATCGACCACCTCGACGGGCTGCTTTACACCGCCCGCATGAGGACCGGCGTCGCACCGATCCCCGTGGAGGAGTATCGCCAGACTGGCAGCGTATGGGCATACGAGTAG
- a CDS encoding DUF5954 family protein, translating into MVDDWKRRLDALHAELVRRDDPVAWVVEADAVNASRRYPYVALRGPVFGVAVQDPAVGPDWRLLLPVVNGTPQQARDELNSHLWFKARGDTDDPAVRRELLAAVAVLEREPVNEVEVLGVRYRVVRGDAFARSGEGGLEPPRPSDREPADRTWGAHHTTPSPDVGFVLDPGQDDGLFAGAMKLGLRDFAYTGSHFPVDVRADSQRAAAACPEIVLLPVGFGVVEGNGEGWRPRGAMMATPHDARDLLHGAMTETWWPELRQLDEHEKAACIKAAEEFKAAGHANEVRVGDYLYRICRVERLVRCGPDGPEPPRRTDVDEYGPSQMHPTMDEDGGLHYD; encoded by the coding sequence ATGGTTGACGACTGGAAGCGACGTCTTGATGCCCTTCACGCAGAGTTGGTCCGCCGCGACGACCCTGTCGCTTGGGTGGTTGAGGCCGATGCGGTGAACGCCTCGCGACGGTACCCATATGTGGCCTTGCGGGGGCCCGTCTTCGGTGTCGCCGTGCAGGACCCCGCCGTCGGTCCGGACTGGCGTCTTCTGCTGCCGGTCGTGAACGGGACGCCTCAACAGGCGCGGGACGAGCTGAACTCGCACCTGTGGTTCAAGGCCAGGGGCGACACTGACGACCCCGCCGTACGGCGCGAGCTGTTGGCGGCCGTGGCCGTGCTGGAACGCGAGCCGGTCAACGAGGTGGAGGTCCTCGGCGTGCGCTACCGGGTGGTGCGCGGCGATGCGTTCGCGCGCAGCGGGGAGGGCGGGCTGGAGCCACCCCGCCCCAGTGACCGGGAACCGGCCGACAGAACATGGGGCGCGCACCACACGACGCCCTCGCCTGACGTGGGCTTCGTCCTCGACCCCGGCCAGGACGACGGCCTGTTCGCAGGCGCGATGAAGCTGGGCCTGCGCGATTTCGCCTACACCGGCTCCCACTTCCCCGTCGACGTACGCGCGGACTCGCAGCGGGCGGCAGCAGCCTGTCCGGAGATTGTCCTGCTCCCCGTCGGCTTCGGCGTTGTGGAAGGCAACGGGGAGGGGTGGCGGCCGCGTGGCGCCATGATGGCCACCCCGCACGATGCACGGGATCTGTTGCACGGCGCGATGACCGAGACCTGGTGGCCTGAGCTCCGCCAGCTCGATGAGCATGAGAAAGCCGCGTGCATCAAGGCGGCCGAGGAGTTCAAGGCCGCCGGTCACGCCAATGAAGTGCGCGTCGGCGACTACCTGTACCGAATCTGCCGTGTCGAACGGCTGGTCCGCTGCGGCCCGGATGGGCCGGAGCCGCCGCGTCGCACAGACGTTGACGAATACGGCCCTTCACAGATGCATCCGACGATGGACGAGGACGGCGGCCTCCACTACGACTGA
- the glnA gene encoding type I glutamate--ammonia ligase, protein MFQNADEARKFIKDEDVKFVDVRFCDLPGVMQHFTVPAEAFDPDEELAFDGSSIRGFQAIHESDMALRADMSTARVDPFRRDKTLNINFFIHDPITGEQYSRDPRNIAKKAEAYLASTGIADTAYFGPEAEFYVFDSVRFETTANRSIYEIDSEAGAWNTGALEDNRGYKVRYKGGYFPAPPVDHFADLRAEISLELNKAGLKVERQHHEVGTAGQAEINYKFNTLLAAADDLMLFKYIVKNVAWRNGKTATFMPKPIFGDNGSGMHVHQSLWTGGEPLFYDEQGYAGLSDTARYYIGGILKHAPSLLAFTNPTVNSYHRLVPGFEAPVNLVYSQRNRSAAMRIPITGSNPKAKRVEFRAPDPSSNPYLAFSALLLAGLDGIKNKIEPAEPIDKDLYELAPEEHAGVPQVPTNLSSVLDALEEDNEYLQAGGVFTSDLIETWIDYKRTNEIAPIQLRPHPHEFELYFDI, encoded by the coding sequence ATGTTCCAGAACGCTGACGAAGCTCGGAAGTTCATCAAGGACGAGGACGTCAAGTTCGTCGACGTCCGTTTCTGCGACCTTCCCGGCGTCATGCAGCACTTCACGGTTCCGGCGGAGGCATTCGACCCGGACGAGGAGCTGGCCTTCGACGGCTCGTCGATCCGCGGCTTCCAGGCCATCCACGAGTCGGACATGGCGCTGCGTGCGGACATGTCGACCGCGCGTGTCGACCCGTTCCGCCGGGACAAGACGCTCAACATCAACTTCTTCATCCACGACCCGATCACCGGCGAGCAGTACAGCCGTGACCCGCGGAACATCGCCAAGAAGGCCGAGGCCTACCTCGCCTCCACCGGCATCGCGGACACCGCGTACTTCGGCCCCGAGGCGGAGTTCTACGTCTTCGACTCGGTGCGCTTCGAGACCACCGCGAACCGCTCGATCTACGAGATCGACTCCGAGGCCGGCGCCTGGAACACCGGCGCGCTGGAGGACAACCGCGGTTACAAGGTCCGCTACAAGGGCGGCTACTTCCCGGCCCCGCCGGTCGACCACTTCGCCGACCTGCGCGCCGAGATCTCCCTGGAGCTGAACAAGGCCGGCCTCAAGGTCGAGCGCCAGCACCACGAGGTCGGCACCGCCGGCCAGGCGGAGATCAACTACAAGTTCAACACCCTGCTGGCCGCGGCCGACGACCTGATGCTCTTCAAGTACATCGTGAAGAACGTCGCCTGGCGCAACGGCAAGACCGCCACCTTCATGCCCAAGCCGATCTTCGGTGACAACGGCTCCGGCATGCACGTCCACCAGTCCCTGTGGACCGGCGGCGAGCCCCTCTTCTACGACGAGCAGGGCTACGCGGGCCTCTCCGACACCGCCCGCTACTACATCGGCGGCATCCTCAAGCACGCCCCGTCGCTGCTGGCCTTCACCAACCCGACGGTGAACTCCTACCACCGCCTGGTCCCCGGCTTCGAGGCCCCGGTCAACCTGGTCTACTCGCAGCGCAACCGCTCCGCCGCGATGCGCATCCCGATCACGGGCTCCAACCCGAAGGCCAAGCGCGTCGAGTTCCGCGCCCCGGACCCGTCCTCGAACCCGTACCTCGCCTTCTCCGCCCTCCTCCTCGCGGGCCTCGACGGCATCAAGAACAAGATCGAGCCGGCCGAGCCGATCGACAAGGACCTCTACGAGCTCGCCCCCGAGGAGCACGCGGGCGTCCCGCAGGTCCCGACCAACCTCTCCTCGGTGCTCGACGCCCTGGAGGAGGACAACGAGTACCTCCAGGCCGGCGGTGTCTTCACCTCCGACCTGATCGAGACCTGGATCGACTACAAGCGCACGAACGAGATCGCCCCAATCCAGCTGCGGCCGCACCCGCACGAGTTCGAGCTGTACTTCGACATCTAA
- a CDS encoding RDD family protein: protein MDKRQAIGSWLSGPRAAAEDMGVDFGYRGERLGLPEEGPGAVAPPGRRIGALLVDWGLCMLIAYALLSGGNVQTAGNWALVVFFVMSALTVGTIGCTPGKRLMRLRVISETGSRLGFPWVLLRSLLLLLVIPAVVWDRDSRGLHDRLSRAVQVRM from the coding sequence GTGGATAAAAGGCAAGCAATCGGATCGTGGCTCTCCGGGCCGCGCGCGGCGGCCGAGGACATGGGCGTCGACTTCGGTTACCGGGGCGAGCGGCTCGGCCTGCCCGAGGAGGGGCCCGGGGCCGTGGCGCCCCCCGGGCGGCGCATCGGAGCCCTGCTCGTCGACTGGGGCCTGTGCATGCTCATCGCGTACGCGCTCCTGTCGGGCGGCAATGTGCAGACCGCCGGCAACTGGGCGCTCGTCGTCTTCTTCGTGATGAGCGCGCTCACCGTCGGCACCATCGGCTGCACCCCGGGCAAGCGGCTGATGCGGCTTCGCGTCATCAGCGAGACCGGATCCCGGCTCGGCTTCCCCTGGGTGCTCCTGCGCAGCCTGCTGCTCCTTCTCGTCATCCCCGCCGTCGTCTGGGACCGGGACTCCCGCGGGCTCCACGACCGGCTCTCCCGCGCCGTTCAGGTGCGGATGTGA
- a CDS encoding DUF4191 domain-containing protein has protein sequence MARQESSENPGRLKQIALTYKMTKRVDSKVGLVVAAVGIVVLGAFLAFGFWIDHPIYLGILGFVLAFLAMAIVFGRRAERAAFGQLEGQPGAAAAVLENVGRGWTVTPAVAMNRSQDVVHRAVGKAGIVLVAEGNPNRLKGLLAAEKKRMNRIVADIPVHDIVVGTDEGQVPIKKLRTTLLKLPRVLAGPQVTATNDRLRALGDLMANMPIPKGPLPKGMRMPKGR, from the coding sequence ATGGCGAGGCAGGAATCATCCGAGAACCCGGGGCGACTGAAGCAGATCGCTCTGACCTACAAGATGACCAAGCGGGTCGACTCCAAGGTCGGCCTTGTCGTCGCGGCTGTGGGCATCGTCGTACTGGGTGCCTTCCTCGCGTTCGGCTTCTGGATCGATCACCCGATCTACCTGGGCATCCTGGGCTTCGTCCTGGCCTTCCTCGCGATGGCGATCGTCTTCGGCCGGCGCGCCGAGCGGGCCGCTTTCGGCCAGCTGGAGGGCCAGCCGGGCGCCGCCGCCGCGGTGCTGGAGAACGTCGGCCGCGGCTGGACCGTGACCCCGGCGGTGGCCATGAACCGCAGCCAGGACGTCGTCCACCGGGCGGTCGGCAAGGCCGGCATCGTGCTCGTCGCCGAGGGCAACCCGAACCGCCTCAAGGGCCTGCTGGCCGCCGAGAAGAAGCGCATGAACCGCATCGTCGCGGACATCCCCGTGCACGACATCGTCGTGGGCACCGATGAGGGCCAGGTTCCGATCAAGAAGCTGCGCACCACGCTGCTGAAGCTGCCGCGCGTGCTCGCCGGCCCGCAGGTGACCGCGACCAACGACCGGCTGCGGGCGCTGGGCGACCTGATGGCGAACATGCCGATCCCGAAGGGTCCGCTGCCGAAGGGCATGCGGATGCCGAAGGGCCGCTGA
- the lipA gene encoding lipoyl synthase encodes MAAVAPDGRKMLRLEVRNSQTPIERKPEWIKTRAKMGPEYTELQKLVKSEGLHTVCQEAGCPNIFECWEDREATFLIGGDQCTRRCDFCQIDTGKPQALDRDEPRRVGESVVTMDLNYATITGVARDDLEDGGAWLYAETVRQIHAMTAEREGGHTKVELLIPDFNAVPEQLAEVFSSRPEVLAHNVETVPRIFKRIRPGFRYERSLEVITKAREDGLVTKSNLILGMGETREEVSEALQHLHDAGCELITITQYLRPSVRHHPVERWVKPQEFVELKEEAEEIGFSGVMSGPLVRSSYRAGRLYQQAIERREAALTRQAV; translated from the coding sequence GTGGCCGCTGTCGCACCCGACGGACGCAAGATGCTGCGCCTGGAGGTCCGGAACAGCCAGACCCCCATCGAGCGCAAGCCTGAGTGGATCAAGACTCGGGCGAAGATGGGCCCCGAGTACACCGAGCTGCAGAAGCTGGTGAAGAGCGAGGGACTGCACACCGTCTGCCAGGAGGCCGGCTGTCCCAACATCTTCGAGTGCTGGGAGGACCGCGAGGCGACCTTCCTCATCGGCGGCGACCAGTGCACCCGGCGGTGCGACTTCTGCCAGATCGACACCGGCAAGCCGCAGGCGCTCGACCGTGACGAGCCGCGCCGCGTCGGCGAGTCGGTCGTCACCATGGACCTGAACTACGCCACCATCACCGGCGTCGCCCGCGACGACCTGGAGGACGGCGGCGCCTGGCTGTACGCGGAGACAGTCCGGCAGATCCACGCCATGACGGCGGAGCGCGAGGGCGGCCACACCAAGGTCGAGCTGCTGATCCCCGACTTCAACGCCGTGCCGGAGCAGCTGGCCGAGGTCTTCTCGTCCCGCCCCGAGGTGCTGGCGCACAACGTCGAGACCGTGCCGCGCATCTTCAAGCGCATCCGCCCCGGCTTCCGCTACGAGCGCTCGCTGGAGGTCATCACCAAGGCCCGCGAGGACGGCCTGGTGACGAAGTCCAACCTGATCCTCGGCATGGGCGAGACCCGCGAGGAGGTCAGCGAGGCGCTGCAGCACCTGCATGACGCGGGCTGCGAGCTGATCACCATCACGCAGTACCTGCGGCCGTCGGTGCGGCACCACCCGGTGGAGCGCTGGGTGAAGCCGCAGGAGTTCGTGGAGCTGAAGGAGGAGGCCGAGGAGATCGGCTTCTCCGGCGTGATGTCGGGCCCGCTGGTCCGCTCCTCGTACCGCGCCGGCCGGCTCTACCAGCAGGCGATCGAGCGGCGAGAGGCGGCGCTCACCCGTCAGGCGGTGTGA